The DNA sequence AAATTTTGTAATATCGATAGCAAACGGTTGTTGGAGATCAATATCTCCTTTACGTAAGGTAGTGTTAGCAAAGAAGGTTCCTCTCCGAAAAGGATCACGAACATAAAATTCGTGTTGCCCTATGGCTTCTGCAGCCCAGCGGTCTCCTTCACAAATTTGAATTTTATAATAGCGCAAGACTAAAAGAGCATAGAGAACAAATACCCCCAAAACAATCAGGATCAAACGCTTACGGTAACTCATAGGACAAAATATAAATGTTTTCTTCCGAAGGATATTCCAAATACTGGTATTCGGGAAGAGTAGCTATTTCCATTAGATGATCTGGCCTTTCTATTCTATCAATTAGAAAATGTAAGGAAACATTCCGCTGTTCAAGCTGACGTAAACGTATGGATAAAGAAGGAATCTCAAGTCGTAATTTTGTAAGTGTGTTCTGCTTGTTAATATAGCAATAAAAGAGGCTGCCACAAAAACATAGACAACAGAGTAAACGTAGAAAACGACTTTTGTTCATGGGGAAGCTTTTTCAAAACATCGTAGCTTTGCTGATCGCGATCTAGGATTTCTGCGTACTTCTTGATATGAGGGCATAACGACTTTCTTTGTAATAATCTTTCCTAAGCCAGAAGCTTCGGCCTCTCTGAAAAACCATTTTACAGGACGATCTTCAGAACTACAAAAAGAAATAATGATAAGCCGACCTTGAGGAGCCAACCAGGATATAGCGGATTCTAGCAAACTTTTCAATTCAGAATCTTCTTTATTCACATAAACACGTAGAGCTTGAAAAATCAAGGTAAGTGGGTGGATTTTTTTACGCAAGCGATAGTGAGGAAAAACACCAACGAGAGCTTCTTTCAAATCTTCCACCGAAAGAATTTTCTTATACTTACGAAAATGAACTATAGCTTTAGCAGCAGATTTCCACTGAGGCTCTTCACCATGTTCACGAAATATCCTACCCAGTTCTTCTTCCTTTAGAGAATTGAGGACATCGCTTGCAGAAAGCCCTTTTGTTTGATCCATGCGCATATCTAAATCTTCTTTTCCTCCTTGAAAACTAAATCCTCGGGAGAGATTATCAAGTTGCATTGAAGAGACTCCTAAATCAGCCAAAACTCCATCATAAAGCTTTTCTGGAGAACGTTGGGCAAGATCAGAGAACGAGGCATGGGAAAGTCGTATTTTATCCTCAAATGTCTTTAAGCACTGTGCCGCAATTGCTAAAGCTTGGGG is a window from the Chlamydia serpentis genome containing:
- the rsmH gene encoding 16S rRNA (cytosine(1402)-N(4))-methyltransferase RsmH, producing MSQPAHIPVLVDECVSLFAERPPHTFRDVTLGAGGHAQAFLETYPSLIYYDGSDRDPQALAIAAQCLKTFEDKIRLSHASFSDLAQRSPEKLYDGVLADLGVSSMQLDNLSRGFSFQGGKEDLDMRMDQTKGLSASDVLNSLKEEELGRIFREHGEEPQWKSAAKAIVHFRKYKKILSVEDLKEALVGVFPHYRLRKKIHPLTLIFQALRVYVNKEDSELKSLLESAISWLAPQGRLIIISFCSSEDRPVKWFFREAEASGLGKIITKKVVMPSYQEVRRNPRSRSAKLRCFEKASP